In Cyanobacteria bacterium GSL.Bin1, one DNA window encodes the following:
- the dhaL gene encoding dihydroxyacetone kinase subunit L, which produces MNVTKQQIINWLQAIANTIAENKEYLTELDAAIGDADHGINLDRGFQKVAEQLPQLEHQDLGTILKTVSMTLISRIGGASGPLYGTFFLRASTKGMGKEELTSSELADLLQAGVAGVAGRGQAHVGDKTMLDALSPAVNTFTELVNQGKSTVEALQQAVQAAEAGMKQTIPLVALKGRASYLGERSVGHQDPGATSSFLILQALLESLESSQSK; this is translated from the coding sequence ATGAACGTCACGAAACAGCAAATTATCAACTGGCTACAAGCAATAGCGAACACAATCGCAGAAAACAAAGAGTATTTGACCGAGTTAGATGCTGCCATTGGAGATGCCGATCATGGCATTAATTTAGATCGCGGCTTTCAGAAAGTCGCTGAGCAGTTACCCCAATTAGAACATCAAGATCTGGGTACGATCCTCAAAACCGTTAGCATGACTTTGATTTCTAGGATTGGTGGTGCCAGTGGTCCTCTTTATGGAACTTTTTTCCTGCGAGCTTCCACAAAAGGAATGGGAAAAGAAGAATTAACCTCCAGCGAGTTAGCTGATTTACTGCAAGCGGGAGTCGCGGGAGTCGCGGGGCGAGGTCAGGCTCATGTTGGCGATAAGACGATGTTAGATGCTTTATCTCCAGCCGTCAATACTTTCACCGAGTTAGTGAATCAGGGAAAGTCAACCGTAGAAGCATTGCAACAAGCCGTCCAAGCAGCAGAAGCAGGCATGAAACAAACCATTCCTTTAGTTGCCCTCAAGGGACGGGCGAGTTACTTGGGAGAAAGAAGTGTAGGACATCAAGATCCTGGGGCTACTTCTTCTTTTCTGATTCTTCAGGCTTTACTGGAAAGTCTCGAGTCATCTCAGTCTAAATAA
- a CDS encoding Rieske 2Fe-2S domain-containing protein: MEDVRHCRLNLNHWLPVTQKRNFPDSGLQPIQVGGRELVVFKAEREGFSIFEDACPHRRVRLSQLGRKEKNTLVCTYHGWQFDGDNGACQATPGQPELKKKFCLKSYPVQEYGDWVWGFFGEPQLAEQVALPRMKALEGSQNYLTVSLEQTAQCHFSYLVENALDLFHAELHRNPKPVSDPSLGNWQGLELFLSSLMENLFQWLDRDRTGNLQPWSDAKLIQCQRDEQSLQAVYKVTVTPFLRFLGESQGQLRTRLVYEYPYIYQESEDGKVVIFSVFVPVGEQKTQIYSTFSFQHFWAVPGLTELLQFNLKRGFQQIVAQDIQAVEEEQRAYNRQGRDCTREPNPVAHAARQVILQQDTKGASPV; the protein is encoded by the coding sequence ATGGAAGATGTTCGTCATTGTCGCTTGAACCTCAACCACTGGTTGCCTGTGACACAAAAGCGAAACTTTCCTGACTCAGGACTCCAGCCAATACAAGTTGGGGGACGTGAACTGGTGGTCTTTAAAGCGGAAAGAGAGGGATTCAGCATCTTTGAGGATGCCTGTCCCCATCGTCGCGTTCGGCTGAGTCAACTCGGGCGCAAAGAGAAGAACACGCTAGTCTGCACCTACCACGGCTGGCAGTTCGATGGAGACAACGGGGCTTGTCAAGCTACGCCCGGTCAGCCTGAACTCAAAAAAAAGTTCTGTCTCAAGTCTTACCCAGTCCAAGAATATGGAGACTGGGTCTGGGGGTTTTTCGGTGAGCCTCAGCTGGCTGAACAAGTTGCTTTACCCCGAATGAAAGCACTTGAAGGCTCCCAGAATTATTTAACGGTTTCTTTAGAGCAGACAGCCCAGTGTCACTTTAGTTACTTGGTGGAGAATGCCCTTGATCTGTTCCACGCGGAACTGCACCGTAACCCGAAACCAGTGTCTGATCCCTCTCTTGGCAACTGGCAAGGGCTGGAACTATTCTTGAGTTCCTTGATGGAAAATCTTTTTCAGTGGCTTGATCGCGACAGGACAGGGAACTTGCAACCTTGGTCCGACGCTAAACTGATCCAATGTCAAAGAGACGAACAATCTTTGCAGGCGGTTTATAAAGTGACAGTCACTCCTTTCCTAAGATTTTTGGGAGAAAGCCAAGGTCAACTTCGGACTCGTTTGGTTTACGAATACCCCTATATTTACCAAGAATCTGAGGACGGCAAAGTCGTTATTTTTTCAGTTTTCGTTCCTGTGGGTGAGCAAAAGACTCAAATTTACAGCACCTTCTCCTTCCAGCATTTTTGGGCTGTGCCTGGGCTAACGGAACTCTTACAATTCAACCTGAAGCGAGGATTCCAGCAAATCGTTGCTCAGGATATCCAGGCAGTTGAAGAAGAGCAGCGTGCTTACAATCGTCAAGGTCGGGACTGCACTCGTGAGCCCAATCCAGTCGCCCACGCAGCGCGGCAGGTAATTCTTCAGCAAGATACCAAAGGAGCTTCGCCAGTCTGA